From a region of the Aeoliella mucimassa genome:
- a CDS encoding ExeA family protein, translated as MYLEHWQLADKPFEPAADERFYFASQTHQGAMLKLRYALENGRGAALIAGPSGVGKTLLVEQLLAQLPASFVPVVHLVYPQMPAREMLAYLAARIAPNEDPQGLTPSVDQSWRRLEESLQGAAERDERPVVVVDEAHLLEDAGTLETVRLLLNLQQHGSPLLSIVMVGQPPLLSTLSRTPRLEERLDISALVEPLTVDETASYLQHRLAAAGAERNVLTDGAVDTLHQLAHGVPRRLNRLGDLALLVGYANGASMVDTELVRSVANELAFARAA; from the coding sequence ATGTACCTGGAACACTGGCAACTTGCCGACAAACCGTTTGAGCCCGCCGCCGACGAGCGGTTTTACTTTGCTTCGCAAACCCACCAGGGAGCGATGCTCAAGCTTCGCTACGCGCTCGAAAATGGTCGCGGCGCAGCGCTCATCGCTGGCCCGAGCGGGGTCGGTAAGACATTGTTGGTCGAGCAGTTGCTCGCCCAGTTGCCGGCCAGTTTTGTGCCGGTCGTGCACCTGGTATATCCGCAGATGCCCGCTCGCGAGATGCTGGCCTACCTGGCTGCCCGCATTGCCCCGAACGAAGATCCCCAGGGATTGACTCCGAGCGTGGATCAAAGCTGGCGGCGGCTCGAAGAGTCGCTGCAAGGCGCGGCCGAACGAGACGAACGCCCCGTGGTGGTGGTCGACGAGGCTCACCTGCTGGAAGACGCGGGGACGCTCGAAACGGTTCGGCTGCTGCTCAACCTGCAGCAGCATGGCTCGCCGCTGCTGTCGATCGTGATGGTGGGGCAACCGCCGTTGCTGTCGACGCTTAGTCGCACGCCGCGGCTGGAGGAGCGACTCGACATCTCCGCGTTGGTCGAACCACTTACCGTCGACGAAACCGCCAGCTACCTGCAGCATCGCCTGGCAGCAGCCGGAGCGGAACGCAACGTGTTGACCGACGGAGCGGTCGACACCCTGCATCAGCTCGCCCACGGCGTGCCGCGGCGGCTCAACCGACTCGGCGACCTGGCGTTGCTCGTCGGCTACGCAAATGGGGCGTCGATGGTAGATACCGAACTCGTAAGGTCGGTCGCCAACGAGCTGGCCTTCGCCCGGGCGGCCTAG
- the priA gene encoding replication restart helicase PriA — MAQQQNLFDTTPPAWELDDAETKLVARVVLSTGPTGEFDYLVPENFADERRPEMLVEAGRRVQVPLGRGNRPVVAYCTQVGLEPVAGRRLKLLAAVLDTSPLLTPRMLELGRWIAEYYLTPLGQVLEGILPAGVRGKAGTRETTLFSVPTRVSANFTRLDLPEKQAKALMVLAASSKPLAMKQWMARAECTAAPINALRKKELVESRVERIDTDPLLEEEVERRAPHELNTEQAAALHTIADALESREQQTLLLHGVTGSGKTEVYIQAIEKVVSYGRQAIVLVPEISLTPQTVGRFRERFDNVAVLHSHQSDVERHRQWKRIAAGGVQVVVGARSAIFAPTPHLGLVVIDEEHETSFKQDTAPRYHARQVAIQRTKMDRVPLILGSATPSLETWHAAKAGEYRLVTLENRVSDLPLPTVRAVDLRDMDHRHNRGAISRPLYQAMGVALNDGGQVILMLNRRGYSTHVQCPSCGFALKCPQCDVSMVYHRAANQVTCHWCDYTELPPTYCPECKDANIRYGGLGTQKLEAEVRARFPKARVLRMDTDSMRRPGSHEQALDSFRAGEVDILLGTQMIAKGLDFPNVTLVGVINADTALHWPDFRASERTFHLVTQVAGRTGRGDRGGRVLVQTLSPDHPAIVAAMQHNYRMFADNELPDREMLGYPPFGRMARVVVRGKNEEVAQAVASGFAEQMQATESGGSVIGPAPCAIAKLREYYRFHLLIKAGSIEQLHATLAPLAGKLKLPDDVQWIADIDPIDMM, encoded by the coding sequence TTGTTCGATACCACCCCGCCGGCGTGGGAGCTTGACGATGCCGAAACCAAGCTCGTTGCGCGGGTGGTGCTCTCGACCGGCCCGACCGGCGAGTTCGACTACCTGGTGCCGGAGAACTTCGCCGACGAACGACGCCCCGAGATGCTGGTTGAAGCGGGTCGGCGGGTGCAGGTGCCGCTGGGGCGGGGCAATCGACCCGTGGTCGCCTACTGCACGCAGGTGGGGCTCGAACCGGTCGCTGGCCGGCGGCTCAAGCTACTGGCCGCGGTGCTCGACACGTCGCCGCTGCTTACCCCGCGAATGCTGGAGCTCGGGCGGTGGATCGCCGAGTACTACCTGACTCCGCTCGGGCAGGTGCTCGAGGGCATCCTTCCGGCCGGCGTCCGCGGCAAGGCTGGCACCCGCGAGACCACGCTGTTCTCGGTCCCCACGCGAGTGTCGGCCAACTTCACGCGACTCGACCTGCCGGAGAAGCAAGCCAAGGCGCTCATGGTACTGGCAGCCAGCAGCAAACCGCTGGCGATGAAACAATGGATGGCCAGGGCCGAGTGCACCGCCGCGCCGATCAACGCGCTGCGGAAGAAAGAACTGGTCGAGTCGCGCGTGGAACGTATCGATACCGACCCGCTGCTCGAAGAAGAAGTCGAACGCCGCGCGCCGCACGAGTTGAACACCGAGCAGGCGGCCGCGCTGCATACGATTGCCGATGCGCTCGAATCGCGCGAGCAGCAAACCTTGCTCCTGCATGGCGTTACCGGTAGCGGCAAGACCGAGGTCTACATCCAAGCCATCGAAAAGGTGGTGAGCTACGGCCGGCAGGCCATCGTGCTGGTGCCCGAGATCAGCCTCACTCCGCAAACGGTCGGCCGGTTTCGCGAGCGGTTCGACAACGTCGCGGTGCTGCATAGTCATCAGAGCGACGTCGAGCGGCATCGCCAGTGGAAACGCATCGCCGCCGGTGGAGTGCAGGTGGTGGTCGGCGCCCGCAGCGCGATCTTCGCCCCCACGCCCCATTTGGGACTGGTGGTGATCGATGAGGAACACGAAACCTCGTTCAAGCAGGACACCGCCCCGCGGTACCACGCGCGGCAAGTTGCCATCCAGCGAACCAAGATGGATCGGGTGCCATTGATTCTTGGCAGCGCGACCCCTTCGCTCGAAACCTGGCACGCGGCCAAGGCCGGCGAGTACCGACTGGTGACGCTCGAGAATCGCGTGTCGGATCTGCCGCTGCCGACCGTGCGGGCGGTCGACTTGCGCGATATGGATCATCGTCACAATCGCGGGGCGATCAGCCGACCGCTGTACCAGGCGATGGGAGTCGCGCTCAACGATGGCGGGCAGGTGATCCTCATGCTCAACCGCCGGGGCTACTCGACGCACGTGCAATGCCCCTCGTGTGGGTTCGCCCTCAAGTGCCCGCAGTGCGACGTATCGATGGTTTACCATCGCGCGGCCAATCAGGTCACGTGCCATTGGTGCGACTACACCGAGCTACCGCCGACCTACTGTCCTGAATGCAAGGATGCCAACATTCGCTACGGTGGACTCGGCACCCAGAAGCTCGAGGCCGAAGTCCGCGCCCGGTTCCCCAAAGCTCGCGTACTGCGAATGGATACCGATAGCATGCGCCGGCCGGGCAGCCATGAGCAGGCGCTCGACTCCTTTCGGGCGGGCGAGGTCGACATCCTGCTCGGCACGCAGATGATTGCCAAGGGGTTGGACTTCCCCAACGTCACCCTGGTCGGCGTGATTAATGCCGATACTGCGTTGCACTGGCCCGACTTTCGGGCGTCGGAGCGAACGTTCCATCTCGTCACCCAGGTGGCCGGCCGCACCGGGCGCGGCGACCGCGGCGGGCGGGTGCTGGTGCAGACCCTCTCGCCCGACCACCCAGCGATCGTGGCCGCCATGCAGCACAATTACCGAATGTTTGCCGACAACGAACTGCCCGACCGCGAAATGCTAGGCTACCCGCCATTTGGGCGGATGGCCCGCGTCGTGGTCCGCGGCAAGAACGAGGAAGTGGCCCAGGCCGTGGCCAGCGGCTTTGCCGAGCAGATGCAAGCCACGGAGTCGGGCGGGTCGGTCATCGGTCCGGCCCCGTGTGCGATAGCCAAACTTCGCGAGTATTATCGCTTTCATTTGCTGATCAAGGCCGGCAGCATCGAACAGCTGCACGCCACGCTGGCCCCGCTGGCAGGCAAGCTCAAGCTGCCAGACGACGTGCAGTGGATCGCCGATATCGACCCGATCGATATGATGTAG
- the recG gene encoding ATP-dependent DNA helicase RecG, producing MTTPVQILATPVAEAVDVRPPLKRPLAKLGLRTVRDVLFNFPRDYEDLSDLRGIEALEEDVLQTVRGTVEEVDSRSIGFGKTRVGVLIADRGFQLRATWFNQPFMRDKFKVGDRVQFSAKPKQRGGRWEMTHPHTVWLGDEFAEADQQSSTSELQPVYSLSDGITQFHMRRIAGKIVSEFAEVPDEVFSAELLAKYKLPTIHEALKAIHLPENREQVEQARRRFIFQELFVLQLALAARRHQQRVNFTAPELPVTAQIDARISRLLPFQLTAGQREAVEQIADDLSTTTPMNRLLQGDVGSGKTLVAVYALLVCVAHGYQAALMAPTEILARQHSHTLEKLLDQSRVRYQLLVGGLKPNERQEVLRQMVEGETDLVIGTHALLQEKVQFKNLGLVVIDEQHKFGVEQRASLRRGDRSPHYLVMTATPIPRTMGMTQFGDLDVSTLHDMPPGRQPVTSYVVGPGERERWWEFTRNKLREGRQAFVVTPLVEESENIAATSVDQAFEQLTSGELADFRVDILHGRMTPAEKDEVMERFRQGETQVLVATTVIEVGVDVPNASMMIIASPERFGIAQLHQLRGRVGRGKHAGFCAVLVDDETSDDARARLQKFADTHSGFELAEVDFAIRGPGDLFGTRQHGLPPLLVADLVRDGDVLVDARDAAIELFQADPGLSSHAKLRSQMLRKYGDALDLSDVG from the coding sequence ATGACCACACCTGTTCAAATCCTGGCTACCCCGGTTGCCGAAGCCGTCGACGTGCGGCCGCCGCTCAAGCGGCCGCTGGCGAAGCTAGGACTACGAACCGTGCGCGACGTGCTGTTCAACTTTCCTCGCGACTACGAAGACCTGAGCGACCTCCGCGGCATCGAAGCGTTGGAAGAGGACGTGCTGCAAACGGTTCGCGGTACCGTAGAGGAAGTCGATAGCCGGAGCATTGGGTTTGGCAAAACCCGCGTCGGGGTGCTGATTGCCGATCGGGGGTTCCAGCTCCGGGCGACCTGGTTTAACCAGCCGTTCATGCGCGACAAGTTCAAAGTCGGCGATCGCGTGCAGTTTTCGGCCAAGCCGAAGCAGCGGGGAGGTCGCTGGGAGATGACCCACCCGCACACGGTATGGCTCGGCGACGAGTTTGCCGAGGCCGACCAGCAATCGTCGACGAGCGAGCTGCAGCCGGTCTACTCGCTGAGCGACGGGATCACGCAGTTCCACATGCGTCGCATCGCTGGCAAGATCGTGTCGGAGTTCGCCGAGGTGCCCGACGAGGTCTTCTCGGCCGAGCTTCTCGCGAAGTACAAGTTGCCCACGATTCACGAAGCACTCAAAGCGATTCACCTGCCAGAGAATCGCGAACAGGTAGAGCAAGCCCGCCGGCGATTCATCTTTCAGGAGTTGTTCGTGCTGCAACTGGCCCTCGCAGCCCGGCGTCATCAACAGCGGGTGAACTTCACCGCGCCGGAGTTGCCGGTCACCGCGCAGATCGACGCTCGCATCTCGCGGCTGCTGCCGTTTCAGTTGACCGCAGGGCAACGGGAAGCGGTCGAGCAGATCGCCGACGACCTGTCGACGACCACGCCGATGAATCGGTTGCTGCAAGGCGACGTCGGCAGCGGCAAGACGTTGGTCGCGGTCTACGCGCTGCTGGTGTGCGTCGCCCACGGATACCAGGCCGCGCTGATGGCCCCCACCGAAATCCTCGCCCGCCAGCACAGTCACACGCTCGAGAAGCTGCTCGATCAAAGTCGGGTGCGATACCAGCTATTGGTCGGGGGACTGAAGCCGAACGAACGCCAGGAAGTGCTGCGGCAAATGGTCGAGGGGGAAACCGATTTGGTGATCGGCACCCACGCGCTGCTGCAAGAGAAGGTGCAGTTCAAGAACCTCGGCCTGGTGGTGATCGACGAGCAGCACAAGTTTGGGGTCGAGCAGCGGGCGTCGCTCCGCCGTGGCGATCGCTCGCCGCATTACCTGGTGATGACCGCGACTCCGATTCCCCGCACGATGGGCATGACCCAGTTCGGCGACCTCGACGTGTCGACGCTGCACGACATGCCCCCGGGCCGGCAGCCGGTCACTAGCTACGTGGTCGGCCCCGGCGAGCGGGAGCGATGGTGGGAGTTCACCCGCAACAAGCTTCGCGAAGGTCGCCAGGCGTTTGTCGTTACGCCGCTGGTGGAGGAGTCGGAGAACATCGCCGCCACGAGCGTCGACCAGGCGTTCGAGCAACTCACCAGCGGCGAACTGGCCGACTTCCGGGTCGACATCCTGCACGGCCGGATGACCCCTGCGGAGAAGGACGAAGTGATGGAGCGGTTCCGCCAGGGCGAGACCCAGGTGCTGGTCGCGACCACGGTGATCGAAGTGGGGGTCGACGTGCCGAACGCGTCGATGATGATCATCGCCTCGCCCGAGCGGTTTGGCATCGCCCAGTTGCATCAGCTGCGCGGCCGCGTGGGTCGAGGGAAGCACGCGGGGTTCTGCGCGGTGCTCGTAGACGACGAAACCAGCGACGACGCCCGCGCGAGGCTGCAAAAGTTTGCCGACACGCACAGCGGGTTTGAGCTAGCAGAAGTCGATTTTGCGATCCGCGGGCCGGGCGACCTGTTTGGCACCCGCCAGCATGGACTGCCACCATTGCTAGTAGCCGACCTGGTGCGCGACGGCGACGTACTCGTCGACGCCCGCGATGCGGCGATCGAACTCTTCCAGGCCGATCCTGGTTTGTCGAGCCATGCGAAGCTTCGCTCGCAGATGCTTCGCAAGTATGGGGACGCGCTCGACCTGTCGGACGTCGGCTAA
- a CDS encoding PEP-CTERM sorting domain-containing protein, which produces MPRLLLSFFLPLALMLLASPSSCLGQLRVVTYNTLQGPNPGFSTVIQAIGEESYSGFAKPVDVLLLQEQNSITASGGSTQQIVNILNGIYGAGTYASGVESGGPSYSDIRQTVVYNTQTVELIDELAFGSSSQARDTMRFQLRPVGYDESADFYAYNSHYKASQGGSNESQRLAEAVSIRNNSDDLGQGTHAIYAGDYNMYTSSEPAFQELISAGNGQANDPVNQVGNWHNNSSYARWHTQSPCENDCSAGFASGGMDDRFDFQLVTGEFLDGEGLSYITNSYHTFGNNGSTYNDAVNVGNTITFDGITSFSKTTVLNALESASDHLPVVADYQLPAMMQAELAAAVPTELGQGESYSLDLLVRNAANVIHTLGADELNFTYTTTGDLLGGGAGTAYALSSDLSFPISFNTTTQGAKSGEIIVSTNSQSAANPYITIPISFQVGEGNGNPDPDPDPDPTTDGIIARALYPTMADDKNVLGFQFGANTVGEASIGGSSDARMLNFSSADDLFGIVDRNDNPASSVLDDSTLGGDSIGIIQSSDYGNFFGVADSINDQNTGPLSAEWTFDISEVVGDLTLSIDMAAMGDFESNNDSYQFDVSLDGGAYSTVFASVIDEAGSQTYEFESGATSNLSDPVTVNGITLSNVFHTFTESLDLVGDQLTLRFTASSDGGSEAFAFRNILLEGLVAQTLTGDYNGDGHVDLADYTLWRDSLGATVDPGTGADGDGNGLVDAGDYAAWKSHFGQSINSSSVGSQPVPEPNTLWLLAMAVVGLALRQRNS; this is translated from the coding sequence ATGCCCCGCCTGCTGCTGTCGTTTTTCCTTCCCTTGGCCTTGATGTTGCTCGCCTCCCCGAGCAGTTGCCTTGGGCAGCTTCGCGTGGTGACCTATAACACGCTGCAGGGGCCGAACCCAGGATTCTCGACGGTGATTCAGGCCATCGGCGAAGAGTCGTACAGCGGCTTTGCGAAACCGGTCGACGTGCTGTTGCTGCAGGAGCAGAACAGCATTACCGCTTCGGGCGGTAGCACGCAGCAGATCGTTAACATCCTGAACGGAATCTACGGAGCCGGCACCTACGCGAGCGGAGTCGAGTCGGGCGGCCCGAGCTATTCCGACATCCGCCAGACGGTGGTCTACAACACGCAAACGGTCGAGCTGATCGACGAGCTGGCGTTCGGCTCTTCGAGCCAGGCCCGCGACACCATGCGGTTTCAGCTCCGCCCGGTAGGCTACGACGAGTCGGCCGACTTCTACGCGTACAACAGCCACTACAAGGCCAGCCAGGGCGGCAGCAACGAGTCGCAGCGTTTGGCCGAAGCGGTCTCGATTCGCAATAACTCCGACGACCTCGGCCAGGGAACGCATGCCATCTACGCAGGCGACTACAACATGTATACGTCGAGCGAGCCTGCTTTCCAGGAGCTTATCTCCGCAGGCAATGGGCAAGCGAACGATCCGGTGAATCAGGTCGGCAACTGGCACAACAACTCCAGCTACGCCCGCTGGCACACCCAGAGTCCCTGCGAAAACGACTGCTCCGCGGGCTTTGCCAGTGGGGGAATGGACGACCGATTCGACTTTCAGCTCGTGACCGGCGAGTTCCTCGATGGCGAAGGTCTCTCTTACATCACGAACAGTTACCACACGTTTGGCAACAATGGCAGCACCTACAACGACGCAGTGAACGTTGGCAACACGATTACCTTCGACGGAATCACTTCGTTCAGCAAGACCACGGTGTTGAATGCGCTGGAGAGCGCGAGCGATCACCTGCCGGTAGTGGCCGACTACCAGCTTCCTGCGATGATGCAGGCCGAACTCGCCGCGGCGGTGCCCACGGAGCTTGGCCAGGGCGAGTCGTACAGTCTCGACCTCTTGGTGCGGAACGCAGCTAACGTGATTCACACGCTGGGAGCCGACGAGCTGAACTTCACTTACACCACGACTGGCGACCTGTTGGGCGGCGGAGCCGGCACCGCCTATGCACTTAGTTCGGACCTGAGCTTCCCGATCTCGTTCAACACTACGACGCAGGGGGCGAAGTCGGGAGAGATCATCGTGTCGACCAACAGCCAGTCGGCGGCCAATCCCTACATCACGATTCCCATCAGCTTCCAAGTCGGTGAGGGCAATGGCAATCCTGATCCGGACCCCGATCCAGACCCCACGACCGATGGCATCATCGCCCGCGCGCTCTATCCCACCATGGCCGACGATAAGAACGTGCTCGGCTTTCAGTTCGGGGCGAACACGGTCGGCGAGGCCAGCATCGGCGGTAGTTCCGACGCCCGCATGCTGAACTTCTCGAGCGCCGACGATCTGTTCGGCATCGTCGATCGCAACGACAATCCAGCGTCGAGCGTGCTCGACGATTCGACCCTCGGCGGCGACTCCATCGGCATCATCCAATCGAGCGACTACGGCAACTTCTTTGGGGTCGCCGATAGCATCAACGATCAAAACACCGGGCCATTGTCGGCTGAGTGGACGTTCGATATCTCCGAAGTCGTCGGTGATCTGACGTTGTCGATCGACATGGCTGCGATGGGCGATTTCGAGTCGAATAATGATTCCTATCAATTCGATGTCTCTCTCGACGGAGGGGCCTATTCCACGGTGTTTGCATCGGTGATCGACGAAGCCGGCTCGCAAACCTACGAGTTCGAAAGCGGCGCAACCAGCAATCTCAGCGATCCAGTAACGGTTAATGGAATTACCCTTAGCAACGTGTTTCATACTTTTACCGAATCTCTCGATCTGGTTGGCGATCAACTCACGCTCCGGTTCACCGCGTCTTCCGACGGGGGGAGCGAAGCGTTCGCGTTTCGTAATATCTTGCTCGAAGGGCTGGTTGCCCAAACCCTTACCGGCGACTACAACGGCGACGGCCACGTGGATCTGGCCGACTACACACTCTGGCGCGACTCGCTCGGCGCGACCGTCGATCCCGGCACCGGGGCCGATGGCGATGGCAACGGGCTCGTCGATGCCGGCGACTACGCCGCTTGGAAGAGCCACTTCGGCCAATCCATCAACTCCTCTAGCGTCGGGTCGCAACCGGTGCCCGAACCCAATACACTGTGGCTACTCGCGATGGCTGTTGTTGGCCTCGCTTTGCGGCAACGTAACTCCTGA
- a CDS encoding P-loop NTPase family protein, whose amino-acid sequence MSTNKAFIDAYNTASRPKPLTTPAVSSGDTAVMFSASELVLADAFDMPYLSDEAADDSAPETAVATETSEPAESPAKRKPLSQVRAETLFGLRKDASHARGSSKPNWPLVCQQVLARSADKFDAVLRKLPNESPSTLVGLVGASSPSGCSTAAICLALRSSALGYNTLLLDGNLAKAGLAEQLEVTRYSSWIDKLLAGDKIESALLQGDVSGVDLLLAKPMIGGELEPNSRFRASLAAGVLRRKYHRVVIDFGAAVVPQSGLAADLAAALGVDYLLATAAPSTTEHDLAQAVVSLDQFGLKLAGVIEATV is encoded by the coding sequence ATGAGCACGAACAAAGCCTTTATCGATGCCTACAACACCGCCAGCCGTCCGAAACCGCTGACAACGCCTGCGGTTTCGTCGGGCGATACCGCGGTAATGTTCAGCGCGAGTGAATTGGTGCTGGCCGATGCGTTCGACATGCCGTACTTGTCGGACGAAGCGGCCGACGACTCGGCGCCCGAAACCGCCGTGGCAACCGAAACCAGCGAACCCGCCGAATCGCCAGCGAAACGCAAACCGCTTTCGCAAGTGCGGGCCGAAACCTTGTTCGGACTGCGGAAGGATGCTTCGCACGCACGTGGATCGTCGAAACCCAATTGGCCGCTCGTGTGTCAGCAGGTGCTGGCGCGGTCGGCCGATAAGTTCGACGCGGTACTGCGTAAGCTGCCAAACGAATCGCCGAGCACGCTCGTGGGCCTCGTCGGGGCGAGTTCGCCATCGGGCTGCTCGACCGCTGCGATTTGCCTGGCGCTGCGAAGTTCGGCACTCGGCTACAACACGCTGCTGCTGGATGGCAATCTGGCGAAGGCCGGACTGGCCGAGCAGTTGGAAGTCACTCGCTACTCGTCGTGGATCGACAAGCTGCTGGCTGGCGACAAGATCGAGTCCGCACTGCTGCAGGGCGATGTGTCGGGCGTCGATTTGCTGTTGGCCAAGCCGATGATCGGCGGCGAACTGGAGCCCAACTCGCGGTTCCGTGCATCGCTGGCCGCCGGGGTGCTGCGTCGTAAGTATCATCGCGTGGTCATCGACTTCGGCGCCGCGGTCGTTCCGCAGTCGGGCCTGGCTGCGGATCTAGCGGCTGCCTTAGGAGTCGATTACTTGTTGGCCACCGCGGCACCTTCGACCACCGAGCACGACCTGGCGCAAGCCGTGGTGTCGCTCGACCAATTCGGGTTGAAGCTGGCCGGCGTGATTGAAGCGACTGTTTGA
- a CDS encoding HAMP domain-containing sensor histidine kinase, whose translation MSYSTFKRVFGESSLERKCRWWFGISLGLLIFLSFYTYGAFAKKMIYKQNRELGRQLVHEAYVVAHEDFLSRSNSHVNSGSTTGEVKEGDEYDEYDEIMRAGQRYGRRVRWAAIFPPHDNELNPPQPGLEQRLMDKYLSVVLPPDSPSGEEGTEAAAAAPEEEVLPDEAEPYDHLVTVDGTELYRYYYPIYARAECVDCHRWMGDSRRQTLQEGELLAIMQISFDNGPTAQKIATGKAILWTAAIITGFLSMFMLWAVVRYVIVKPVKHLRDVSNAVREGDVDQRAEIYTGDEFEELAAAFNRMVRQLLRQRDELTEVNSELDGKLDELAQANMRLYEMNRIKSDFLATMSHELRTPLNSILGFSDVLQDIDSLNDKQKRYVGNIRRSGSMLLEMINDILDLAKMESGRMDVRPTEFRIESIISSLCDMARPLAESKNIDIESHFERDLPMLEQDQAKVQQILNNLLSNAIKFTPDGGRIILSANKDHSGMLAVRVEDTGIGISEADQQLVFEKFRQGTAVLPGGDAMTREHSGTGLGLSIVRELCRLLGGEVTLSSVVGKGSTFTVTLPWTIEPMSDMDAALKEQVAALHRPHAGDYMAPGGEDNNAKVDKPTPVDAG comes from the coding sequence TTGTCCTACTCCACCTTCAAACGCGTGTTCGGCGAATCGAGCCTCGAGCGGAAATGCCGCTGGTGGTTTGGTATCTCGTTGGGTTTGCTCATCTTTCTGAGCTTCTACACCTACGGTGCGTTCGCCAAGAAGATGATTTACAAGCAGAACCGCGAACTCGGTCGCCAACTGGTGCACGAGGCCTACGTGGTAGCTCACGAGGACTTTCTGAGTCGAAGCAATAGCCATGTCAATTCGGGTAGCACCACCGGCGAGGTGAAAGAAGGGGACGAGTACGACGAATACGACGAGATCATGAGGGCCGGCCAGCGGTACGGGCGGCGCGTGCGATGGGCAGCCATCTTTCCGCCGCACGACAACGAGCTAAACCCGCCCCAGCCAGGGCTCGAACAGCGTTTGATGGATAAGTACCTCAGTGTAGTGCTGCCCCCCGACTCGCCGAGCGGCGAAGAGGGCACCGAGGCGGCAGCCGCCGCGCCGGAAGAGGAAGTACTGCCGGACGAAGCCGAACCGTACGACCACCTGGTTACGGTCGACGGTACCGAGCTCTATCGCTACTACTACCCCATCTACGCCCGGGCGGAGTGCGTCGACTGCCATCGTTGGATGGGCGACAGCCGCCGACAAACGCTGCAGGAAGGCGAGCTGCTGGCGATCATGCAGATCTCGTTCGACAACGGCCCCACCGCGCAGAAGATTGCCACGGGCAAGGCGATTCTCTGGACCGCGGCCATCATCACCGGCTTCCTGTCGATGTTCATGCTATGGGCGGTCGTGCGGTACGTGATCGTCAAACCGGTCAAGCATCTTCGCGACGTCAGTAACGCGGTTCGCGAAGGCGATGTCGACCAGCGGGCCGAGATCTACACCGGCGACGAGTTCGAAGAACTGGCCGCCGCGTTCAACCGCATGGTCCGCCAACTGCTGCGTCAGCGCGACGAACTGACCGAAGTGAATAGCGAGCTGGATGGCAAGCTCGACGAACTCGCGCAGGCCAACATGCGGCTGTACGAGATGAACCGCATCAAGAGCGACTTCCTCGCGACGATGAGCCATGAGCTGCGGACTCCGCTCAACAGCATTCTCGGCTTTAGCGACGTGCTGCAGGACATCGATTCGCTCAACGACAAACAAAAGCGGTACGTCGGCAACATTCGCCGCAGCGGATCGATGCTGCTCGAGATGATTAACGACATTTTGGACCTCGCTAAGATGGAGAGCGGGCGGATGGACGTTCGCCCCACCGAGTTCCGCATCGAGTCGATCATCTCGTCGCTCTGCGACATGGCCCGCCCGCTGGCCGAGAGCAAGAACATCGATATCGAAAGCCACTTCGAGCGCGACCTGCCGATGCTCGAGCAGGATCAGGCCAAGGTGCAGCAGATTTTGAACAACCTGCTCTCGAACGCCATCAAGTTCACCCCCGACGGCGGCCGCATCATCCTGTCGGCCAATAAAGATCACTCCGGCATGCTGGCCGTACGGGTCGAAGACACCGGCATCGGCATCAGCGAGGCCGATCAGCAACTGGTGTTCGAGAAGTTCCGCCAAGGCACGGCCGTGCTCCCCGGCGGCGACGCCATGACCCGCGAACACTCTGGCACCGGACTCGGCCTGTCGATCGTGCGCGAGCTATGTCGATTGCTCGGCGGCGAAGTCACCCTGTCGAGCGTCGTTGGCAAAGGGAGCACGTTCACGGTCACGCTCCCCTGGACCATCGAACCAATGAGCGACATGGACGCCGCGCTCAAAGAGCAAGTCGCCGCACTCCACCGCCCCCACGCCGGCGACTACATGGCCCCCGGCGGCGAAGACAACAACGCCAAAGTCGACAAGCCAACCCCAGTCGACGCAGGATAG
- the rnhA gene encoding ribonuclease HI → MIHLYTDGGCSGNPGPGGWAFLMRHVPTGKEMEDSGGEPETTNNRMELTAVVMGLSALKRPSDVELFTDSVYVGKGMSEWMPKWKANGWRRREGKKWAEVKNVDLWQKLDELLQQHQVTYIRVAGHSGHPENDRVDELAVAAYQKYLK, encoded by the coding sequence ATGATTCATCTCTACACCGACGGCGGTTGTTCTGGTAATCCTGGCCCGGGGGGCTGGGCCTTTCTCATGCGGCACGTGCCGACCGGCAAAGAGATGGAAGACTCCGGCGGCGAGCCCGAAACCACCAACAATCGCATGGAACTCACCGCGGTGGTCATGGGACTCTCGGCCCTCAAGCGGCCGAGCGATGTCGAACTGTTTACCGATAGCGTCTACGTTGGCAAAGGCATGAGCGAGTGGATGCCAAAGTGGAAAGCCAACGGCTGGCGACGCCGCGAAGGCAAGAAGTGGGCCGAGGTGAAGAACGTCGACCTCTGGCAAAAACTCGATGAACTGTTGCAGCAGCATCAGGTCACCTACATCCGCGTGGCCGGGCATAGCGGGCATCCCGAGAACGACCGCGTCGACGAACTGGCCGTGGCCGCTTATCAAAAGTACCTGAAGTAG